A window of the Bacteriovorax sp. PP10 genome harbors these coding sequences:
- a CDS encoding rhomboid family intramembrane serine protease, with protein sequence MNAQSQIYLPKLTLVNKSLIIVSAVVFVLDLILTKMTSTGSLFSMFGLSANSVFTGHVYTMITYPFFSRSIIEVILNCLMLWLMGSEFEANWGTKRYVSFILTTVLGGALLYLGIVALFFQGSDVYFFPLTGFAGIVGALCLAYAVIYPDRIFSFLMIIPVKAKYFCMILVVISLYQGIASPTGVGAWGQLGAIASAYLFMIAISHRNFKTLADKMSKMTQKRPVKKSKAKLTIVKDDNDQPPKYWQ encoded by the coding sequence ATGAATGCTCAATCACAAATTTATCTTCCGAAACTTACGCTGGTTAATAAATCGTTAATCATTGTTTCAGCAGTGGTTTTTGTCCTGGATTTAATTCTGACAAAGATGACGAGCACGGGAAGTTTGTTTTCAATGTTTGGTCTATCAGCTAATAGCGTTTTTACTGGTCACGTTTATACGATGATCACGTATCCATTTTTCTCACGCTCAATTATTGAAGTGATACTAAATTGCTTGATGCTTTGGTTGATGGGTTCTGAGTTTGAAGCGAACTGGGGAACAAAGAGATATGTGAGTTTCATCTTAACAACGGTTTTAGGTGGAGCACTTTTATACTTAGGAATTGTTGCTTTATTTTTCCAAGGCAGCGATGTTTACTTTTTCCCACTAACGGGTTTTGCAGGAATCGTTGGGGCCTTGTGTTTGGCCTACGCTGTAATTTACCCTGATCGTATCTTTTCTTTCTTAATGATCATCCCGGTTAAAGCTAAATATTTTTGTATGATTCTGGTTGTGATCTCACTTTACCAAGGTATTGCGAGTCCGACGGGAGTTGGGGCATGGGGTCAGTTGGGAGCGATCGCTTCGGCGTATTTGTTCATGATTGCCATTTCTCACCGCAATTTTAAGACTCTTGCGGATAAAATGAGTAAAATGACGCAGAAGCGTCCGGTGAAAAAGAGCAAAGCGAAGCTTACAATTGTAAAAGACGACAATGATCAACCGCCTAAGTATTGGCAATAA
- a CDS encoding M16 family metallopeptidase — MKKPVLLMAAMAFSLQAMSATTKPPSIEDNIKKLNWNGIDVVYIEDNRFPTYDLTIYFADGALSEQKGQAGLSVHSFNLMDSGTDKLSQKEILEEMEFLGTDFGADVTHEYTTVNVSGLTKDLKTSMTQICSLMRSATYPEAVIKKELELERAGLQSMVASPQALSERVFREISMGGTPYSYPVAGKIADLKALTPAALRNQLNYFLDNVKKRIYVTGPKSVLSLEKILASECQLKGSPNDFVRTVENPVKRNSKTEFVFVPVPDANQVQLRVGRFLNYDETGERNLDALASDFLGGGFTSRLMREVRVKRGLTYSIGSFISSQKQYGRSGISTFTKNQTIDRLIEVIDEAVTKISKEGITDEDLARSTDGMIGAYPFKFENNHAFLAQLLLLDHIGRPYSDLFDFKESVAKYNAKDVAKKIENVFSMKKQTIFVLGDKSIEPKLRKLTKKYGQLRVVDFKPYL, encoded by the coding sequence ATGAAAAAGCCTGTATTACTGATGGCCGCAATGGCATTTTCACTTCAAGCGATGAGTGCGACAACAAAACCACCTTCGATTGAAGATAATATTAAAAAACTAAACTGGAATGGGATTGATGTTGTTTATATTGAAGACAATCGTTTCCCGACTTATGACTTAACCATTTATTTTGCCGACGGAGCTCTTAGTGAGCAAAAAGGTCAGGCAGGATTAAGTGTTCATAGTTTTAACTTAATGGACTCGGGGACTGATAAACTTTCTCAAAAAGAAATTTTAGAAGAAATGGAATTTTTAGGAACGGACTTCGGAGCTGACGTCACTCACGAGTACACGACAGTGAATGTGTCAGGTTTAACGAAAGATCTAAAGACTTCAATGACTCAAATTTGCTCTCTGATGAGATCGGCAACATATCCTGAAGCTGTGATTAAAAAAGAGCTTGAATTAGAGCGTGCGGGGCTTCAGAGCATGGTGGCCTCTCCTCAGGCCTTATCTGAGAGAGTGTTCCGTGAGATCTCAATGGGTGGGACTCCTTACTCTTATCCAGTTGCAGGAAAAATTGCAGATTTAAAAGCACTGACTCCAGCTGCTCTTCGCAACCAATTAAATTACTTCCTGGATAATGTTAAAAAACGCATTTATGTAACAGGCCCAAAAAGTGTTTTAAGTTTAGAAAAGATTTTAGCAAGTGAATGTCAGTTAAAAGGTTCTCCAAACGATTTCGTAAGAACAGTAGAGAATCCAGTTAAGCGTAATAGCAAAACGGAATTTGTTTTTGTACCAGTTCCAGATGCTAACCAGGTTCAGCTGCGTGTTGGTCGTTTCTTAAACTACGATGAAACAGGTGAGAGAAATTTAGATGCTCTAGCTTCTGACTTTTTAGGTGGAGGATTTACTTCTCGCCTGATGAGAGAAGTTCGTGTGAAGCGCGGTCTTACTTATTCAATCGGATCATTTATTTCTTCTCAGAAACAATATGGCCGTTCAGGGATTTCAACTTTTACAAAAAATCAGACGATTGATCGTTTGATTGAAGTGATTGATGAAGCTGTAACAAAGATTAGCAAAGAAGGAATTACAGACGAAGACCTGGCACGTTCAACTGATGGAATGATCGGAGCGTATCCCTTTAAGTTTGAAAATAACCATGCTTTCTTAGCTCAGCTACTTCTACTAGATCATATTGGAAGACCTTACTCTGATCTTTTTGATTTTAAGGAATCAGTAGCTAAGTACAATGCCAAAGACGTAGCAAAGAAAATTGAAAATGTTTTCAGTATGAAAAAGCAGACGATTTTTGTTTTAGGGGATAAGTCGATTGAACCAAAACTAAGAAAGTTAACTAAGAAATATGGACAGTTAAGAGTTGTTGATTTTAAGCCTTATTTATAA
- a CDS encoding bactofilin family protein, protein MIQNQTFTTIGKSTVLKGNFNFVGTTHLLGNLSGEVTLEGRSKLVLEIGSMTDAVLNCFDLEIYGEFTGEIKASGNVTLYPTAVVNGKIIAKSLEILPGAVVNINGHTEE, encoded by the coding sequence ATGATTCAAAATCAAACGTTCACGACTATCGGCAAGTCTACAGTCCTAAAAGGAAATTTTAATTTCGTTGGGACCACTCACCTATTAGGAAATCTTTCTGGTGAAGTGACATTGGAAGGACGCTCTAAGCTGGTGCTTGAGATTGGTTCAATGACGGATGCTGTTCTTAATTGTTTTGATTTGGAAATTTATGGGGAGTTTACTGGGGAGATTAAAGCTTCGGGAAATGTAACGTTATATCCGACTGCTGTTGTGAATGGGAAGATTATTGCAAAGTCTCTGGAAATTCTTCCGGGTGCCGTCGTTAATATCAACGGGCACACGGAAGAGTAG
- a CDS encoding M16 family metallopeptidase, whose amino-acid sequence MITSLFKQSKSPRVLKMLSLMTVVFLFDACSSMGIGSKAAPLKAGFNVKKVVLKNGLTVLVAPNPKLPIVSYYTLFDVGGRDEGPGTTGATHFLEHMMFKGAKKYGPGEFDTQLERSGGSTNAYTTNDMTVYYQNIPVGFLDTIIDMEADRMQNLLLEPVSFESERQVIFEERKMRYENSPDGLIFLELMKKVFVGTPYGQSVIGEESDLKLLSRDQMMNFFKNFYVPNNAIVAVAGDVDPDKVIASIEKAYGSIPMATNLKELKNGSSNEEIFKSKAEFGREYKVYATNPIPKFIIAFQGEKVGTRKSYVMDLLAMILGNGGSSYLTQKYVKSDNPMLTEINLSNFNLIHSGVFYFAGDLMEGQKIEDVKTKIEADFKDMCDNSINKRSLQKSKNQILAQGYNQLKTNAGVASTIVRNEKWHGDYNYGLKEMEIYNSISESEVEKACRETLEESKSIFISTSDKYPRTAGTK is encoded by the coding sequence ATGATAACGAGTTTGTTTAAACAGAGTAAATCTCCACGCGTTTTAAAGATGTTGTCACTTATGACGGTCGTCTTTCTTTTTGATGCATGTTCCAGTATGGGCATTGGATCAAAAGCAGCGCCACTAAAAGCGGGATTTAATGTAAAAAAAGTCGTGTTAAAAAATGGTCTAACTGTTTTAGTTGCACCCAATCCAAAACTTCCGATTGTTTCTTATTATACATTATTTGATGTCGGTGGAAGAGATGAAGGTCCCGGAACAACTGGTGCCACTCACTTTCTTGAGCACATGATGTTTAAGGGGGCAAAAAAATACGGGCCGGGAGAGTTTGATACTCAACTTGAGCGCAGTGGTGGATCGACGAACGCTTACACGACTAATGATATGACAGTTTATTATCAAAATATCCCGGTGGGATTTTTAGATACCATCATCGATATGGAAGCTGATCGTATGCAGAATCTTTTGCTAGAGCCAGTTTCATTTGAAAGTGAAAGACAGGTTATCTTTGAAGAAAGAAAAATGCGTTATGAAAATAGCCCTGATGGATTGATCTTCTTAGAACTGATGAAAAAAGTTTTCGTAGGAACTCCTTACGGACAATCTGTTATTGGTGAAGAAAGTGATTTAAAGCTACTTTCACGCGATCAGATGATGAACTTCTTTAAGAACTTCTATGTTCCAAATAACGCCATCGTTGCTGTTGCAGGTGACGTTGACCCGGATAAAGTGATCGCGAGCATTGAAAAAGCTTACGGATCAATTCCTATGGCGACGAACCTTAAAGAATTAAAGAATGGTTCTTCTAATGAAGAGATTTTTAAATCAAAAGCAGAGTTTGGTCGTGAGTATAAAGTTTATGCAACTAACCCGATTCCAAAATTCATTATCGCTTTCCAAGGTGAAAAAGTAGGAACAAGAAAATCTTACGTTATGGATTTACTAGCGATGATTTTAGGTAACGGTGGAAGTTCTTACTTAACTCAAAAGTATGTTAAGTCTGACAATCCAATGCTGACAGAAATCAACCTTTCAAACTTCAACTTAATTCACTCGGGAGTTTTTTACTTCGCAGGGGATTTAATGGAAGGGCAGAAGATTGAAGATGTAAAAACAAAGATCGAAGCTGACTTTAAAGATATGTGTGACAACTCTATCAACAAAAGATCTCTGCAAAAATCTAAGAATCAAATCTTAGCTCAAGGCTACAATCAATTAAAAACCAATGCCGGTGTTGCTTCAACAATTGTTCGCAATGAAAAATGGCACGGGGATTATAACTACGGTCTAAAAGAAATGGAAATCTACAATTCTATCAGTGAGAGCGAAGTTGAAAAAGCTTGTCGTGAAACTTTAGAAGAGTCGAAATCAATCTTCATTTCTACATCAGATAAATATCCTAGAACAGCGGGGACGAAATAA
- the mce gene encoding methylmalonyl-CoA epimerase, with translation MFNKDCYLDHVAIAVSNLDRAQKIWEDIGLTFNSEREEVPSQQVTTAFAHVDEHAHIELVCPINEQGPIQKFIEKNGEGIHHMSFKVPDVQKKTEELIAAGYKMIYEKAVPGANNCLVNFIHPKSTGGVLVEIATTQKV, from the coding sequence ATGTTTAATAAAGACTGTTATCTGGATCACGTTGCTATTGCTGTTTCTAACCTCGACCGCGCTCAGAAAATATGGGAAGACATCGGACTCACTTTTAATTCAGAACGCGAAGAAGTGCCCTCACAACAAGTGACGACGGCATTTGCACACGTTGATGAACACGCTCACATCGAACTTGTTTGCCCGATCAATGAACAAGGTCCCATTCAAAAATTCATTGAAAAAAATGGGGAAGGAATTCACCACATGAGTTTTAAAGTTCCTGATGTTCAGAAAAAAACCGAAGAGCTCATCGCTGCCGGATATAAAATGATTTACGAAAAAGCAGTTCCAGGTGCGAACAACTGCCTGGTTAATTTTATTCACCCAAAATCTACGGGTGGAGTATTAGTAGAAATTGCGACGACACAAAAGGTTTAA
- a CDS encoding L,D-transpeptidase family protein, translating into MNNLISKALSFAFFLSLPISSVYAENTNNVMPAPLLMTDSFFAHHVLVAEKSTHSLHLFKNVDGRPELVRTYQIATGKKAGDKETEGDFRTPEGIYNFTDFLTNKQLLSQAGPQAAIYGAGAFVTDYPNVIDRNMKKTGSGIWLHSTNDETRIDKGLDSRGCVVTANNELIDVSKYLELNKTPIVIVQDLLYLNEKTYNTQKDELKKLVDNWLEAWRKKDIESYASFYHPTEFSDSKGKFAAYKNYKKAVFSNPGQPKIDLEHISILKSKNYAVITFTQSYQSKTINDTGRKLLYLRQDDNYNWKIVSEVFTKNGMENLDKVASFEPSLRFFKEGEAIESKKGNN; encoded by the coding sequence ATGAATAATTTGATTTCTAAAGCTTTATCGTTCGCTTTTTTTCTGTCGTTACCTATTAGTAGCGTATATGCAGAAAATACAAATAACGTTATGCCTGCTCCACTTTTAATGACCGATAGCTTTTTTGCTCACCATGTTTTGGTTGCAGAAAAATCAACTCACTCTCTTCACCTTTTTAAAAATGTTGATGGTAGACCGGAGTTAGTTCGCACTTATCAAATCGCGACTGGAAAAAAAGCGGGAGATAAGGAAACTGAAGGAGACTTCAGAACACCGGAAGGAATTTATAATTTCACTGATTTCTTAACGAACAAACAACTTCTTTCTCAGGCCGGCCCACAAGCTGCGATTTATGGAGCTGGAGCTTTCGTTACAGATTATCCAAACGTCATTGATAGAAACATGAAGAAGACTGGTTCTGGAATCTGGCTTCACTCTACTAACGATGAAACAAGAATTGATAAAGGTCTTGATTCAAGAGGATGTGTTGTTACTGCAAACAACGAGCTAATCGATGTTTCAAAATACTTAGAGCTTAACAAAACTCCAATCGTCATCGTGCAAGATCTACTTTATTTAAACGAGAAGACTTACAACACTCAAAAAGATGAACTTAAAAAATTAGTTGATAACTGGCTTGAAGCTTGGAGAAAAAAAGATATCGAAAGCTATGCAAGCTTCTATCACCCGACTGAGTTCAGTGACTCAAAAGGAAAGTTTGCTGCCTACAAAAATTACAAAAAAGCAGTCTTCTCTAATCCTGGACAACCTAAAATTGACCTGGAACATATTTCAATTTTAAAATCTAAAAACTATGCAGTGATTACATTCACTCAAAGCTACCAATCAAAGACTATCAACGACACTGGTAGAAAACTTCTTTATTTAAGACAAGACGATAACTATAACTGGAAAATCGTAAGCGAAGTTTTCACTAAGAATGGTATGGAAAATTTAGATAAGGTTGCATCGTTTGAGCCTTCACTTCGTTTCTTCAAAGAAGGCGAAGCTATCGAGTCGAAAAAAGGCAATAACTAG
- the ald gene encoding alanine dehydrogenase yields MIIGVPKEIKNNENRVGMVPGGVRALVADGHQVYVQKSAGLGIGITDEEFVKAGAKILDTAAEVFEKSTMIIKVKEPQAVEIAMLKPNHILYTYLHLAPDPEQTKGLMASGCTAIAYETIQNLDGSLPLLVPMSEVAGRMSVQIGASYLQLDKGGKGILLGGVPGVKRAKVTVIGAGIAGTNAIQMAMGMGASVTAIDLSTKRLAELDALYGSHITTIYSNQDNIEKAVLESDLVIGAVLVPGAKAPKLVTRDMISKMGKGSVVVDIAVDQGGCIETCKPTTHENPTFVVDGVVHYCVANMPGAVARTSTFALTNVTLKYARMIANMGVEEAAQKDKTFRPGINIYKGTLAYEQVATDLGLPYTKLPF; encoded by the coding sequence ATGATTATCGGAGTACCTAAGGAAATTAAGAACAATGAAAACCGTGTTGGTATGGTTCCAGGTGGAGTTCGCGCTCTAGTTGCAGACGGACACCAAGTTTACGTTCAAAAAAGTGCTGGTCTTGGAATCGGTATTACAGATGAAGAATTCGTAAAAGCTGGAGCAAAGATCCTTGATACTGCTGCTGAAGTTTTCGAAAAATCTACAATGATCATTAAAGTAAAAGAGCCTCAGGCCGTAGAAATTGCGATGCTGAAGCCAAATCATATTCTTTACACTTACCTTCACCTTGCACCAGATCCAGAACAAACTAAAGGCCTAATGGCTTCAGGTTGTACTGCAATCGCATATGAAACAATCCAAAACCTTGATGGTTCACTTCCTCTTCTAGTTCCTATGTCAGAAGTTGCTGGACGTATGTCAGTTCAAATCGGAGCTTCATACCTTCAACTTGATAAAGGTGGAAAAGGGATTCTTCTTGGTGGTGTTCCAGGTGTTAAACGCGCTAAGGTTACTGTTATCGGAGCTGGGATTGCTGGAACAAACGCAATTCAAATGGCAATGGGAATGGGAGCATCTGTAACTGCGATCGATCTTTCAACTAAGAGATTAGCTGAACTAGACGCTCTTTACGGATCACACATCACAACTATTTACTCTAACCAAGACAACATCGAAAAAGCTGTTCTTGAGTCTGACCTTGTTATCGGTGCTGTTCTAGTTCCAGGTGCAAAAGCTCCTAAGCTAGTAACTCGCGACATGATTTCAAAAATGGGTAAAGGATCTGTTGTTGTTGATATCGCTGTTGACCAAGGTGGATGTATTGAAACTTGTAAGCCAACAACTCACGAAAATCCAACTTTCGTAGTAGACGGTGTAGTTCACTACTGCGTAGCTAACATGCCAGGTGCTGTTGCTCGTACATCAACGTTCGCTCTTACAAACGTAACTCTTAAGTACGCTCGAATGATTGCTAACATGGGTGTTGAAGAAGCTGCTCAGAAAGATAAAACTTTCCGTCCGGGGATCAACATTTACAAAGGGACTCTTGCTTACGAACAAGTAGCAACTGACCTTGGATTACCGTACACAAAACTTCCGTTCTAG
- a CDS encoding GGDEF domain-containing protein, whose product MNLSLANFLSEFEFFENEKNLIAHIEEFLAKEHLVRPLLVYSIHNKIPQIDFKKCRTVLGKSDRQQLYSTKLLDELFIKRTDIKTLPCLSIKVESCYYYYLNLGFKKNQFHFAVFSAPSEISTDVLTFLSQFATSHLKIIQRFEDLYKMHDLIHIDDVTGLYNQRKLYKDLTLLVDKFQKEKDPFCILFIDIDYFKKVNDNYGHLVGTKLLESVAKDIKSLLRDSDISYRYGGDEFVVILVNSDADAGKIVGERILQVIKERPYDVEHKGEKKTINLSVSIGVAEFPTDAVNSQEILSIADRMMYEAKESGRGLVFNTQDVFKSSLHKALKEKKIGNGE is encoded by the coding sequence ATGAATCTTTCTCTGGCAAATTTTTTAAGCGAGTTTGAATTTTTTGAAAATGAAAAAAATCTCATCGCCCATATTGAAGAGTTTCTTGCTAAAGAGCATCTGGTAAGGCCACTACTGGTTTACTCGATTCATAATAAGATCCCGCAAATTGATTTTAAGAAATGCCGTACGGTCCTTGGTAAATCAGACCGTCAGCAACTTTATAGTACGAAGCTTCTGGATGAATTGTTTATCAAAAGAACTGATATCAAAACTCTTCCATGTTTAAGCATCAAAGTCGAAAGCTGCTATTACTATTATTTGAACTTAGGGTTTAAAAAGAACCAGTTTCACTTTGCCGTTTTCTCAGCGCCAAGTGAAATTTCAACGGATGTACTGACATTTTTATCTCAGTTTGCAACTAGCCATTTAAAAATTATTCAACGCTTTGAAGACCTGTATAAAATGCACGACCTGATTCACATTGATGATGTCACTGGTTTATACAATCAAAGAAAGCTCTATAAAGATTTAACTCTTTTAGTAGATAAGTTCCAAAAAGAAAAAGACCCGTTTTGTATCCTGTTTATCGATATCGACTACTTTAAAAAAGTAAATGATAATTACGGGCATCTAGTGGGGACAAAACTTTTAGAAAGTGTCGCAAAAGACATCAAGAGTTTGCTTCGTGATAGCGATATCAGTTACCGTTATGGCGGAGATGAGTTCGTTGTTATTTTAGTTAATTCGGATGCGGACGCGGGAAAAATCGTTGGTGAACGTATTTTACAAGTCATCAAAGAAAGACCATACGATGTCGAACATAAAGGTGAAAAGAAGACCATCAATCTAAGTGTTTCAATAGGTGTTGCTGAATTCCCAACGGATGCAGTGAACTCACAAGAGATCCTTTCAATTGCCGATCGTATGATGTACGAGGCGAAAGAGTCGGGACGTGGTCTGGTGTTTAACACTCAAGATGTTTTCAAATCAAGCCTGCATAAAGCTCTGAAGGAAAAAAAGATCGGAAACGGGGAATAA
- a CDS encoding metallophosphoesterase, with amino-acid sequence MIILVLSDLHLGKGKFLKNGQLNLLEDFLEDEKFFDFCDYYSKGDFEKEEVHLVLNGDILNLIQIDIDGVFSSIIDDEVTVRAIDAIVKGHPKFFEGLRRFLKIPGKKITYVIGNHDSGMAFKEAQLALKRYIGDVEFCFEVNLCGVHIEHGHRFEVINTVPSDKYFMEGPNGKMILNLPWGTLFCINLLPVLRKDRPNIDKVRPLGSYVRWCFFYDFAFFWKMARIVLTYLFQSNFDENIKQNRNIKTSLAILKQITIYPLYGKKAKQILKRHPEVHTVVMGHTHVQEWLRFPENKYYFNTGTWNTTPYLDAGQMEASTRFTYVQIKVDKEHRTLLTGTMNLWQGNWKPYKEEVSAV; translated from the coding sequence ATGATCATCCTGGTTTTGAGTGATCTGCATTTAGGAAAAGGAAAATTTCTTAAAAACGGACAGCTCAATCTGTTAGAAGATTTTTTAGAAGACGAAAAGTTTTTTGATTTTTGTGATTACTATTCAAAAGGAGACTTCGAAAAAGAAGAAGTTCATCTGGTCTTGAATGGTGATATTTTAAATCTTATTCAAATTGATATCGACGGCGTTTTCTCCAGCATTATTGATGATGAAGTCACTGTTCGTGCAATTGATGCCATCGTTAAAGGTCACCCGAAATTTTTCGAAGGCCTGAGACGTTTCTTAAAGATCCCTGGTAAAAAAATCACATACGTCATTGGAAATCACGATTCTGGTATGGCCTTTAAAGAGGCCCAATTGGCATTAAAACGCTACATCGGCGATGTGGAATTCTGCTTTGAAGTGAACCTGTGTGGAGTGCATATCGAGCATGGACACCGCTTTGAAGTAATCAATACAGTTCCAAGTGATAAGTATTTTATGGAAGGCCCGAATGGAAAGATGATCTTAAATCTTCCATGGGGAACATTGTTTTGTATCAACCTCCTGCCTGTTTTAAGAAAGGACAGGCCAAACATTGATAAAGTTAGACCGCTGGGAAGTTATGTCCGCTGGTGTTTCTTTTATGACTTTGCTTTTTTCTGGAAAATGGCCCGCATTGTTTTAACTTATCTTTTTCAAAGTAACTTTGATGAAAACATCAAACAAAACAGAAATATTAAAACCAGTCTTGCAATTCTAAAACAGATTACGATCTATCCACTTTATGGGAAGAAGGCAAAACAGATTCTAAAGCGCCATCCAGAAGTTCATACAGTTGTTATGGGTCACACACACGTGCAGGAATGGCTAAGATTCCCTGAGAATAAATACTACTTCAATACGGGGACGTGGAATACAACACCGTATCTTGATGCCGGACAAATGGAAGCCTCAACGCGATTTACATACGTACAGATTAAGGTCGATAAAGAGCATAGAACGCTTTTGACTGGTACAATGAACTTGTGGCAGGGGAACTGGAAGCCTTATAAAGAAGAAGTCTCTGCTGTTTAA
- a CDS encoding MBL fold metallo-hydrolase, whose translation MNKSLNKTKITALGTGTSTGIPQVGCSCLVCSSLDHRDQRMRSSIFIETKNGKNILVDTSPDLRTQLLTNKISALDFVIITHDHADHLHGIDDIRPFCFGPPMREIPVYTNETTKELMTEKFPYIFKKRDLPLIGGGIPLLNLEAVELEKNITLHGENFFFFNYPHGYGVTMGFIHDEFAYIVDCFELPDHIVKILKEKKLKLLILDCLQRKPHKTHLTVEKSFHYIKEIAPEKTGLIHIAHDLSHSVLLDLAKKEFGDAVFPLYDGQKLFY comes from the coding sequence ATGAATAAATCTCTGAATAAAACAAAAATTACTGCTCTTGGAACAGGAACGAGCACAGGAATACCGCAAGTTGGTTGTTCGTGTCTTGTTTGCTCTTCACTTGATCATCGCGATCAGAGAATGCGTTCAAGTATTTTCATTGAGACAAAAAATGGTAAAAACATTTTAGTCGACACCTCTCCAGATCTTCGCACACAACTACTGACCAATAAGATCTCCGCATTAGACTTTGTGATTATCACTCATGATCATGCAGATCATCTTCATGGCATTGATGACATCAGGCCTTTTTGTTTCGGACCTCCGATGCGAGAGATTCCGGTTTATACGAACGAGACGACGAAAGAATTAATGACAGAAAAGTTTCCTTATATTTTCAAAAAAAGAGATCTTCCCTTAATTGGCGGAGGAATTCCGTTACTAAATTTAGAAGCTGTGGAGCTTGAAAAAAACATCACTCTTCACGGTGAAAATTTTTTCTTCTTCAACTACCCTCATGGCTATGGTGTCACGATGGGATTTATCCACGATGAATTCGCCTACATCGTCGACTGTTTTGAACTCCCCGATCACATCGTAAAAATCCTCAAAGAAAAAAAGCTCAAACTTTTGATCCTTGATTGCCTACAAAGAAAGCCCCATAAAACCCACCTGACCGTGGAGAAGAGTTTTCACTACATCAAGGAAATTGCCCCTGAGAAGACCGGTTTAATCCATATCGCCCACGATTTGTCCCATTCTGTGCTTCTGGACCTGGCAAAAAAGGAATTTGGCGACGCCGTATTTCCTCTGTATGACGGACAAAAGTTATTTTATTGA
- a CDS encoding flagellar basal body-associated FliL family protein, with translation MTGKKLIDMILLGVMMLATLAVVGLFYYTEKMYKKPPIDENAEKTALLNSVDAKAIPTFFKVDKMTVSLVPRNEAANSRMRWLEIEMHLVLFDAADNELMKASLPIVQDRIIDITSKMGPDELNSLSGKILLEDRLKREINKAMKKPVVKNIFFASFIVQ, from the coding sequence ATGACCGGCAAAAAATTAATCGACATGATTCTCCTAGGCGTAATGATGCTCGCAACTCTCGCAGTTGTAGGCCTGTTCTATTACACCGAAAAAATGTACAAAAAACCACCTATCGATGAGAACGCAGAAAAGACTGCTCTACTAAACTCTGTCGACGCCAAGGCGATCCCTACTTTCTTTAAAGTTGATAAGATGACAGTAAGTTTAGTACCTCGTAACGAAGCCGCTAACAGCCGCATGAGATGGCTAGAAATCGAAATGCACCTTGTACTCTTCGATGCTGCCGACAACGAACTAATGAAAGCTAGCCTCCCTATCGTTCAAGATAGAATCATCGATATCACTTCAAAAATGGGACCGGATGAATTGAATTCATTATCTGGAAAAATTTTATTAGAAGACAGACTAAAGCGTGAGATTAACAAGGCCATGAAAAAACCTGTCGTTAAAAACATCTTTTTCGCTTCTTTCATCGTTCAGTAA